CACAAAAGCATCTAGACTTGCCTGTTATACTCCACATATTTTACATAACATTGACGCGTTTTATAATCAGTACTGTTTGCTAATTCTGCACCGTTTTCAGCTATGCTTGGCTTTTCATCCTGTTTGCACACAAACAAAGAGGCCAACTTATTAATCACAATATGCTAGAGCTATGCTGTGAACAATTCTTTTTGTTCGTGTTActcttttaaaaattgaaaaattttaaaactgttCGAatgtaaattagaaaaaaaaattgattatccTTAGGAGTGCTTTTTTATATTGTgcaaaaaaaccatttttcgtACATATAAACTTTAGTTTGAGTAACcgcaattttttcaatttttgtaatGCTTcagttgttttttttccttttcaaattcaAGAAACACGTTACAATCGAAccaaattagaatatattttgcTAAAAATATCATAATCAACAATGAAAAACTTTCCACtgtcaaaacaaaaaacaatgaaaCACTTCCAAACAGTAAAGACTTTTTCTTAAGGCACGGGAAATTAGTCTTTTTGTGCCCGTGtttattcataaaaacttttatatcaATTTTCCTTATTAGAAACTCAGAGGTGTacataaatttttgtataatgaatgttgtaaaaaatgatgtttaatataattaattgtatgaaaTGTAGTATATTCCGTACTTCAAACTTCCATAACAAGTTATAGAAGttttatagaaagaaaaatgattcGTGGACACCGTAGATAAACTTGGAGATAGGATAGAGACGAATATAGGTATTGGACCGTCCAACCTAGAAAGGCTCGAAAGGGACAATTAACACTTAAGTACCCACGACCTTATTGACTTAGTGTTTGTAGAACCGTGGATTGTTCGATTGAGATATTTCTCGAGAAGGACGATTGACACTTAAATAGCAACACCTCGTACAGGTTCACTTGAGACCAACTCAGTCCTAGTTTACAAAGGGCCGAATCATACAGGTTCACTAAATATAACATACATAATAAAAcgagagataaagaaaaaataataaatgttaataaGGTGTTTGGAACATTAAAATCTCTTGCATAAAATAAGATGTGTATAGGTTACCTTTTTGTTCCTCTTGGTATCAATACTGTGGGTTGAAGAGGGAGGAGGGGGTGGAGAAACGGTGCCAAATTCATGAGCTGGCCTTGGAGCTTGTTCACCCCGAGCCACTTTGTTCACGTCTCTGGCTCTCATTTTGTCATGTGGATCTACCTGCGCTGCCGACATGTTTCTTCTCCAGTGCTTTTGCTTTGTGCTTGCACTTGAAACTAAAATAGCATATGCATACGCATATGCGTGTGTTGAGGTGTTAAGTAATGCACAAACTTGGAAGGGTTGTCCACTTTCTAGTTACAGTTACACCGTAGTCTAGTAATGACACCTAGCTTTGGTCGTCTCCTCGTGTCAGCACTGTGAGGCTTTGCcatacaaaaaatattgtaagCTACTACTATTTCTTTAgagataattataaaaattgtgtAGTTTTGAAAAGGTTAGAGAAAGGAACTCAAGAGTTAGTCACCTTTTGTATTACTCCAACTCCTAGTCTTCTAGCATGACATCCattgctttcttttttaatttcaccatttgtgtttgtctctttcatGTCGTCCTTTTTAACTACATTACCTATGACATTTGTATTAGACATGAAATTAAACATTAAGACATCAAAGAAATCAAACCAGTCATTTTAAATCAgcttattaaataattagaaattatacgAACCGTACCAAATAAAAATCATTGGTCTGCTCCCCAAAGTATGTATACGAAttatacaaaatcaaaaataCTTTACGTATACTATTAGTCTCAAACTTAATAGATTTTCtagttttcatatataaaactcAATATGCATTTATGTTTCAATGTATTTATGTTTCGTTGGCTTAAATCTTTGGTCTATATAATTCGTCAACAAAATTTCTATCATATAAGCCGAATCTTCTCCTATGATACTTTTAAACtggtaaaaaaaacataaagataaGGTAAGATAAGATACTATCATATGAACACTAGAATTTATGTAAATATctgtatttttttgttgtgccaatacatatttttatcttcatcattatatttgatttgcATTTTATATTAGctgattcaattaatttttctttatcatgaAGCTTTTTCTTTGATTCTGTTATACGTAAGAATAATGAAGTACTttgcatgaataaaaaatatatatttcattatttattttcagaaaataaatatatttatattatttttaaatcaaatagcTTCTACTTTTGATTGTTAGTCAACAAAATACATACTCTttgatatagttttttttataccaaacTCTCTAATATAGTTAAATGCTATAAATTGAAAACATATTaatatgttgttttttttgtaacatatattttattatttaatttgacaaTAGGTGAAAAGTTACAAAGAATTAGATTTATTTAGGAGATACAAGGTGAATTTGAGGATTGAGAAGGGGTTATGAgcgaaaaaaagagagaaaggtaATCAATTTGAACATCTTTTACtcatgtttttaataaaattaataaattaatatttgtcaataaaaatagatttatttatttatttttaaaataaaaaataaaatttgcggAGCTggggttgaattttattttatttatatttgtgggGTTCCGTTGATGCGATCCCATTAAATAACCCATGTCCCTGCATTAGTTAAATCCTTCTGCTCTGCGTCTTCTTGTTCCTCTCGCCCAGAATCCGAGATCAACCCTGACCCCTAAGGCCAGGGGTTTTTCTCGGCTTCTTCAGATTCCTGAAATGGCGTCTGTTTCAGCTTTAGCCAAGTACAAGCTCGTCTTCTTGGGTGACCAATCCGTGGGCAAAACCAGCATCATCACTCGCTTCATGTACGATAAATTCGATAACACCTATCAGGTACGTTTctccctaaccctaaccctcaGATCCAATCCTAAACCGCATCGAGAACTCCTAAGTTAGCTCTTTATGGCTAAAACCACTTCGTAAACCTTCACTTTTCGCTGTTTGACTTGATTAAGTTATATTGGCTTCGTACGATTCAGATTTATCCCtgctttttaatttgatttgccGTTCCTTGCAGTCTAGTCTATCCAGCAAACTGTTATGCTGAATgatcattataataatatttttttattttatttaaaagcaTAAGGTACAACTCAACACTATGATCTAGATTTGATTATGAATCCTACTGTTGATTCAGCTTATTCACTTTGACTTTTCGTATGTTCCTCTTTGCTTTTTAGAGTTTAGACTACTTTTTGATAAACACAGGCTAAAACTTGTACCAAGAAATTATTCAACCAAAATTGGCAATACGCAACCTATTTACTGACTCACTACCGAGAACTATGGCTGCTATATTATTGTGTATAAGGAACTTGATAACAAAATGAATTAGCGGTCTATTTCTGCTTTATATCTATTATTAGTCATTTAATTTGATCAATTATGACTATGTTACCGACTTGTTGGGCTCAATTTTGCCTTgagaattatgttttttttttcattactcTCTGTATGCAGAGTTGTCTTTTCATGGTGTGCTTAACTTCTTATAATCCAGTTTAGTTCaggttgaaatttttttccaaGCATAATAAATAGGCACGCAGCTTCTTTGACTGTGGCCtgtgtgtatttttatttctttagctTCATTTTACTAGCACATTTTTGTTGAATTCAAGTTGATATTGATTTTTCTCATGCAGGCTACAATTGGTATTGATTTTCTATCAAAAACTATGTATCTCGAAGATCGAACTGTTCGACTGCAGTTGTGGTAAGATACAGGACCAACATCTCATAGTATAAATTGCTCAGGAAATGAAAGGGCTTTTAAGAAAGGATTGGAAGAAGTAGGAAATCATGGGTGGGATAGTTTCCTCCCATTTTATTCTGAATACAGGTGATGATAGGATGAGAGAAAGTACTTAGTGACATTATAATCAGAGAAAAGGGTTATACACTGacagtgtaaatatttttacatagtCATCCAATTACAACCTATCAtgtaagtttgttgacttttaaaataattataaagtaattcaaatggtgattTGTGATTGGATAACTGTGTATAACTGTTTTACATTATCAATGCATAGGCATTAAActcttataattatattatatttcgcCTGAATGTGAGGGTTCACTTTCCAGTTGGTCTCAGTGATCACATTTTGCTTCTGCTGACATGAATTAAGTTTACTTATGTTTATCCCAAATTAAATTTGTGGGTTTTTAGGGAGGGATCCCTCAGTTTCCTCTTTCCCTGAAAGTTGTATAATGATTAATACTAATAGGACCATGTTACAACTTACATCAGGGTTTACTACTTATCTTTAGATTTCTGAATTTATAcacatgaaattttgatatttctTTCGACTTCAATGATTCACAGCTATGCTGAGTTTTATCCTTCATTTCTTATATCCTTTCACATATCAtcattttttaggtttttaagttttttaaccaTTCTTGTTCTTAAGCTtttactatatttatattttttagctcgatatatttctatttctaaACCTGAAACTTCCATGCATACTTCATGCTTCTACCATCTGTACTTTTTTGAGTGTTTCCTTTGTATTGATGTTTTTTCATACGTTGACAATATATTTGTATCGGTATTGGATGTGCATGGTTGGGTTTTAGTTCAATTAATGACACACCTTCTTTTGACtggtggagttttttttttttctcccggTGTTCCTAATGTTCATCTTTTCATGTTTTCGACAGGGATACAGCTGGCCAGGAAAGATTTAGAAGTCTTATTCCAAGCTACATTAGGGACTCATCTGTAGCTGTTATTGTATATGATGTTGCAAGTACGTCATTTGGGATTCGCTTTCTTTTCACCTTTTACTATTGCCCACTATTTGATGCTATCTTACATGGTTTTGTCTTTTAATAAAAGTTAATCTGATCGAAGTTGCTATTTTTGCTTCTTATTGTTTACATATTGAAACACTTCGATTTTGCCTGTTAAGCTATGAACttcacattatttttaaatactgtGTGCTGTGGTAGCAGgatgtcattttttttgtttgaaccaTAGGTAAGTAGCAGAATGATACAATGAATAGGCTCTATAACTCTTGCTGTATAACCTTTTATAGCAAGCCATGGCATCCAAATTCCATTTGTTATCTCTCTCACATGATTTGAATAATAAGTTGGCATAAGTGTCTGTCAAGACTCAAGAGCTCTGTCAAGAAAACTTTctgataaatttgatatttttgttgTATAGGCCGGCAGACTTTCCTAAATACTGCAAAGTGGATTGAAGAGGTGCGAACAGAGAGAGGCAGTGATGTCATTATTGTTCTTGTTGGGAACAAAACTGATCTTGTCGAGAAAAGGTAATTAGTAATGAAGAGAAGAATGTTGGAATGAATTTAGGGAGACTCAAATTAGGAACGACTGGCAAAAACAATTCATAGGCATAGTATAGTATGTTCTTGCTATATCATTCTGGAGACATGCTAGTGTTACAATCTGAAATTTACTGTTTTGTTTTTACCAACCATCTTCTTTGTGTGTGTCTGCAGACAAGTCTCTATAGAGGAAGGGGAAGCAAAAGCACGTGAGCTCAATGTCATGTTCATTGAAACTAGTGCTAAGGCTGGGTTTAATATAAAGGTAAACCTTGCTTcccactttttctctttctatacATTATCATTGAATTCTCCGTTTTTGCCAGAGTGAAATGAGTCATGCTAATTGCGATGGTTGGACTCTGTACACATGTATTTGGACCTCTGAATATGGATGTGATCTACTTAGTACCTTTGAATATTGACGTGGTCTACTACTTACTACTGTTCTAATCATTCGCTTCAAATTGCTTGCATTTGTCAATTTTGTTTCAACCTGCAGTTTTCTGCATGATCTCCCTCCCTCTCTTTCGTGGAAGTAACTGAGATCCTTATATATGGTTCTAATATTTCTCTTGCTTCTAACTTACCATGTATTTTGTTATCCAACATTTGTACAGGCCCTATTTCGAAAAATTGCTGCAGCACTACCTGGAATGGAAACACTATCTTCTGCAAAACAAGAAGACATGGTTGATGTAAACTTAAAGTCTACAAATGGCAGTGCTCAGTCTCAACCTCAGTCAAGTGGATGTGCTTGTTAAGTATACTTTATCATGTGCGGTCCACCTTTTTGTGTCATGCTTTTTGTTTTATGCGGGTTTTTCTATAGTCTTCTACAGCATTATATGAAAAGATGAAAGAATATATAAGCGGATCAGGGTAGGGGTTGATAAAAGTTCTGTCTAGACAATTTCTGTTGTTAGTTGGTTTTTTGCCTATAATGTGtactaatgaattttttttttttgaacggcATAATGTAGTAAAGGTACCCAACCCAAAATTGAATTGTGTTCATTGTACCCTGTAAAACGTGTgatatgtttaaaatttaacttgTTCATCTGGATTGACGTATGTTTGTGTTTAACTTGTTCATGGTGTCACGGTTTTCCATCTTGCTAGTGCGCCGGCAAAATCTGACCAAAATGAGTACTGATCAGTTGCATCGATGCAATCACAATACTTAAATGGACGTCCCCAACCAATTGAATCTGAAAGACCGAGTAACAACTCAATTTGATTGAATCCAGTACTgaatttaatttgtgttttgaaTAGATTGATTTTACTTTTGAAGAGATgtcgatgttttttttataaaattgagttagaaaagtaaaattcactatatttttttttatttaagttgtgtcaactcaattaattttgtatttagaattaattatgatatctTGTAATCTAACATGTgaaaatttacttaaaattgattatgaactctaaattaattctttaacaTAAAATCAAACACATACGAGAGTTTTGTTAAGTTAGTTTTTGGATAAACAATTAAATGAGTTTAGACACGTTAAGTAGGAGAGAATGATAGCTTTTCTCGTCATTatgtgcaaataaataaataaatgtaattccgaaaaaaaggcgcaaataaatgtaaataattttatatcgttaattc
The nucleotide sequence above comes from Glycine soja cultivar W05 chromosome 11, ASM419377v2, whole genome shotgun sequence. Encoded proteins:
- the LOC114376367 gene encoding ras-related protein RABH1b: MASVSALAKYKLVFLGDQSVGKTSIITRFMYDKFDNTYQATIGIDFLSKTMYLEDRTVRLQLWDTAGQERFRSLIPSYIRDSSVAVIVYDVASRQTFLNTAKWIEEVRTERGSDVIIVLVGNKTDLVEKRQVSIEEGEAKARELNVMFIETSAKAGFNIKALFRKIAAALPGMETLSSAKQEDMVDVNLKSTNGSAQSQPQSSGCAC
- the LOC114373489 gene encoding cytochrome c oxidase subunit 6b-2, which produces MSAAQVDPHDKMRARDVNKVARGEQAPRPAHEFGTVSPPPPPSSTHSIDTKRNKKDEKPSIAENGAELANSTDYKTRQCYVKYVEYNRCIQQKGEKATDCEKLGTHFRSFCPTEWIAEWDKEREEGKFPAEI